GAAATGACTGACCGGAAAGAATAAGTTGATTCTACTATAAATTTCAGGCGCGGACGATACAAAAACATTGCATTGTCCGTGCCTTTATGTAAGATTCAGGTTCTATTAGTTATGACAGAAATTTCATAATATCTTCATCTACCGAACTGATACCACCGATTCCGAATTGGTCTATCAACACATTTTTTACGTTCGGAGAAAGGAAAGCGGGGAGGGTAGGACCCAGATGAATGTTTTTCACTCCCAAAGCTAATAAGGCCAGCAATACGATAACGGCTTTCTGTTCATACCAAGCAATGTTATATACAATAGGCAACTTGTTTACATCATCCAAACCGAAGATTTCTTTCAGTTTCAGGGCAATGACGGCTAGTGAATAACTGTCGTTACACTGTCCTGCATCCAGTACACGGGGAATACCGTTGATATCACCTAAAGACAACTTGTTGTATCTGTATTTTGCACATCCGGCTGTCAGGATAACCGTATCGTTCGGAAGTTTCCGGGCAAACTCTGTGTAATATTCACGACTCTTCATACGTCCGTCGCATCCTGCCATGACAAAGAACTTACGAATCGCACCGCTCTTTACAGCTTCTACTACTTTGTCTGCCAAAGCCGTCACTTGCGCATGGGCAAACCCGCCGATAAGAGTACCGTTTTCTATTGCTACCGGTGGCTGGCATTGCTTGGCGTGGGCAATCAGTGCAGAGAAATCTTTTGGTTTTCCGTCCTTACGTTCCGGGATATAATGTGCTCCTTCCAGTCCGCAAGCACCGGTGACATAGATACGATCCTTGTAGCTGGCGTTGGAACGTGGAGGAACAATGCAGTTGCTTGTAAACAGAATCGGCCCGTTGAAACTTTCAAACTCCTCCTTTTGTTTCCACCAGGCATTCCCGTAGTTTCCTGCCAGATGTTTGTATTTCTTTAGTTGGGGATAGTAATGGGCCGGAAGCATTTCGCTGTGAGTATAGATGTCTATTCCCGTACCTTCCGTTTGTTCCAGCAGTTCTTCGAGGTCTTTCAGGTCATGCCCGCTGATAAGGATACCCGGATTGTTGCGTACACCGATATTGACTTCGGTAATTTCGGGATTGCCGTAACTGCTTGTATTGGCAGTATCCAGTTGTGCCATGGCAGACACCCCATGTTGACCTGTCTCCAGTGTAAGTTGAACCAGTTCTTCCATAGTTATATCATTGCGGGTCAGTTCAGCTAATGCATGTTGCATGAAGGCGAAGATTTCCGGTGACTGGTAACCCAGGTTATGTGCGTGCTCTACATAGGCTGCCATTCCTTTCAGTCCGTAGTGCACCAGTTCTTTTAACGAACGGATGTCTTCGTCTGGTGTGCGAAGCACCCCCACTGTTTTAGCCTTTTCTTCAAATTCATCTTCATTGCCGTTCCAAAGACATTCGTCGGGAGCGTTTTTGATAGAAACCTTACCGCCCAGTTCTTTTTTCAAGCGTAGTCCTTCCTTTATTTTCCCAATAATGGCTGCTTTGTCAAAGTTGGCATTGGTAATAGTGATAAAGAGAGAATCATAGATAAATTTGTCCGCTTCTTCGGAGGAATGTCCTTCTTTACGCAGGTGTTCGTTGTACACGGCAATTCCACGTATTACAAAGAGTAACAGGTCTTGCAGGTTAGCCACTTCGGATGTTTTACCGCATACTCCTTTTAAGGTACAACCTGTACCCATTGCGGTTTCTTGACATTGATAACAGAACATACTCATAACATTTACGTTTTAATTAGTCTTCTTGATTAATGAACGCAAATGTAGCGCAAAGGTTGCGGGCAGTTCTGTAACTAATGTTACAACAATGAATATTTTTTTGTGGATACCGGCAAACTCTATTGGATAAGCCGGACAAGCTCTTCTTTTTGAAGGATAGTGATCTGTTTCCGGTCGGCAGTGAGTAATCCGTCTTCCTGCATGTGTGCCAATTCGCGTGCCAACGAAGGACGGGATACTCCGAAATAATCACTTAATTCCTGTTGCGATCGGTCGAGGGTGATATGTAACTGTTGTTGCTGCTTATATAGGCGAAGTAAATAAGAAGCAATCTTCTGCCTGATAGTCTTGAAAGACATGAAAAAGAGCTTGTCGGATAAAGTCCGTGCGTAGTTGGCAGAAAGGTTCATATAATTTTCGAGAAACTGCTCGTTCTTGCGGAACAATTCCAGAACACTTGTTTTAGGAATTTCTATAACCTCTGTCGGTTCGTTGGCTGTCACCTCCACCGGATAACGATTTTCTTCGCCAAACAGAAAAAGCGGGGCAATCGCTCTGGGGGCGGCAATATCTTCTACCTTTATTAATCTTCCGGAATAGTCTATCATTTCTCCGCGAACACTGCCTTTGGTCAGAATGACGAGGCGGTTGCATACATCCCCCTGCCGTGCCAGAATTTCCCCTTTCTTATAAGAACGGGTGTGGAAACTTATTTCTTCCAGATTGGCGGATAGTTTTTCCGGAGTTATTCCCCGGAATAACGGATTATTGATAAGTACGGGTATCATAGGCTACTCTGTTATTTGAATTTTAATATGAACTTAGTCTCTTTATCATCCGGAATCAATGTTAGGCTACCACCCGAAAGCCTCATAATCTGGCGGGAGATGCTTAGTCCGATTCCGCTTCCTCTTTCTTTGGTCGTAAAGAAAGGGATGAATATATGTTCCGCAAATTCAGGAGGGATAGCAGGGCCATTGTTTTTTATCTCAATCAGTACTTCTTCCGCGTCGTTGCAATGAGCCTGTATCGCAATGCGTCCGCCGGGCTGATTGCCGATTGCCTGCACTGCGTTTTTCAGAAGATTGATAACGACTTGTGAAATGAGATTCTCGTCTGCATGGAGGATCAGGTCGGCGGGAATAACCTCTGTATGGAAAGTAATATGATTACACGGATTCTGGTGCCGGGTCAGTTCGACCATTCGTTCGATGAATGCTTTCAAATAAAACAAAGAAGGCTCCGGAGTCGGGATACGTGTGAATTTTCGGTAAGATTCGACAAAAGAAAGCAAGCCTTTGCCGGTGGTACTGATAGTCTGCAAGCCATGGCTGATTTCTTCGTCTTTATCTTTCACCATGGACAAAAGTGTATCACTTAACGAGGTGATAGGAGTGACGGAGTTCATAATTTCATGGGTGAGTACACGAGTTAACCGAATCCATGAATCGATCTCTTTTTCATCCAGTTCGATGTTGATATCATTCAGAGCCAGGATACGCAAATGCTCTTTATGAACATTAATTTCCGAAACACGTATGGATAGATTGACTGTTCCCCGTTCGTTATGAAACATGACTTGTAGTTTATCCCCCGGGCGGCAGTTTTCCATTTTTTCCATGAGTGTAGCGTCTACTTTACTTAACTGGCGGATATGTGTGAATATGTTGAGTCCCAGAAGCCGGAGTGCTTCTTTATTCTTCTGATATACAGCTCCATTGTCATTGAGCACTAATAATCCCGTACTCACGAAGTCGAGTATCAATTCGTAATACTTCTCTTGTTGGGCTGTTTCTGCTTTTACATTGTATAAAATGTGTCCCACCCGGTTGAGTGCCTGATTGATCTGCCTGCTTTCCGGAGTACCGTATTCCTCAGGGAAGTGAAAGGAATTATCATTATTTTCCAATGCATCAATCATAAAAAGTACCTGTTTGACGTGGGTACGGTAAAGTCGGATTTGCCATAATATGCATAGGATTAAAAGGCAAATACAGACTCCAAACCATGTATAAGATTGAAGGATACCGAAACGGGCGGTGACTGTACAAACGAGTACTGTCAATACGACTCTGAACCAGTACTGCCGTGTTATATATTGAAGATACCGGTTCATAATCCGAATTTTTTCATCTTGTTATAAAGTGTCTGCCGGGTAATTCCTAACTGGGTGGCTACTGCCGACAAATTTCCGGCACAAGCCTCCAATGCTTTCCGTATCATTTGTTTCTCCATATCTTCTAAAGTGGAAATGTTTCTTTCCGGAGATTCTATTTTCCGGGAAGATAATTGAAGGATCTCAGCAGGAATCAGCGGCTCATCGTTAATGATGACAACTTTCTCAATAACGTGCTCCAGCTCACGGATATTTCCGTACCAAGGATGTATTGACAGTTTTTCTTTTGCCGCAGAACTGAATTTCATCGGCTCTTTGTCGTATTGCTTGCAGAAGCGGATCATGAACCTTTCGGCAAGAGGAATAATATCTTCTTTCCGTTCCCGGAGTGAAGGTATCTCTATATGGATTGTATTGATACGATAGAGCAAATCTTCCCGGAATTCTCCGTTATCTACCATTTCTTGCAAATTACGGTTGGTGGCACAAATCAGGCGGATGTCGATCGGCATCGGGCTATTGCTTCCCACTCGCACGATGCTTCTTCGTTGAATGGCAGTCAGCAGTTTGGCTTGCAGATGATAGGGCAAGTTTCCTATCTCGTCAAGGAATAACGTACTTTTATCTGCGGCTTCGAACTTACCTGTCCGGTCGGTATGCGCATCTGTGAAAGACCCTTTCACATGGCCGAAAAGTTCACTTTCGAATAGTGACTCAGTGATAGCTCCCATATCTACGGCAATCATTTCCTTTTGTCGTCGATTGGAAAGCGCATGGATTTCTCGTGCCAGAATTTCTTTCCCTGTTCCGTTTTCACCTGTAATCAGGATGTTGGCATCTGTAACGGCAACCTTTTCAATCAACATTCGGAGTTGTTGCATGGCTTTACTTTCTCCCCAATATATCGGCTGGACACCGGCGGATTCCTTTCTTGCTCCTCCTTTTTTTTCGTTTCTCACAGACTGTGCGGCGGTTTGTAAAGTCTCTACCAGTTTTTGGTTGTTCCAGGGTTTCACGATGAAATCCGTCGCTCCTTCCTTGATTCCCCGGATAGCGAGTTCAATGTCGGCGTATGCAGTAAAGAGTACGATGGGAAGTTCCGGACGTACTTTCTTTATCTCGTGCAACCAGAACAAACCTTCATTACCGGTATTGATTCCCGAAGTGAAGTTCATATCCAACAATATCACTTCCGGCATTTCTTCCTGCATCACAGTGATGAGGGTGACAGGTGAAGAAAGTGTGACGACCTTTGAAAAATAACTTTTCAGCAAGATCTCTACGGCAGTCAGTACTCCTTTGTTGTCGTCTACAATGATGATTGTTCCCGATTTACTCATATTCGATTAAGTTTATCAGGTACAAACTTACGAAAAAATCTCTGGAAAAGCCGAATGAGAAGGGACAAATAGTAATTCCTTTTTATACCCATGAAGGAAGTGGCCTGTCCGACACAGAAAATCATCTGAAAGAAGCATGTAGCGGAGCTACTATATTGAAAGGATTGGCAATACGGGGAACAATAGCACAAAAATCATAGGAACAGGCCAGAAAAACTGTGTTGTCATGGTTAAATAAATATTTGACCTAAATTATCCCAAAATGAGCTAGGGCATTATAAATGCCGTCCTCGTCCACATCGTCTGTAACATAGTCGGCATAGTTCTTGATCAAATCCGATGCGCCGCCCATCGCAATACCGGTTCCTGCCGCACGGAGCATGGGTATATCGTTGCCACCGTCTCCGAATGCCATGCTTTCATCCAAAGAAAAACCTAAATAATCTGCCATATCAGCCATTCCTGAAGCCTTGTTCGTATCGGCAACATTCACATCTGCGAAATACGGATTCCAACGCGAAACAGTCAAGTTGGGAAGTTGCGTCATAATTTCCTTCTCTACATCTTCACCACAATAAATGCAAAGTTGGCGACACTTACACGCATTAAATTCCTTGTCTATGTCCACAACCAGAGGAATCGGATGATTGGTAAGTTCGGAAAGTGCTATAACGGTATCATTTACATAATTGACAAGTATTCCTTTATCTACTTCCAATGCCAAAGGGAAACTATATTTTTCTGCAAGATTACGGACTATTCTGAAATCTTCATGACTGATTTGGCGGGAAGTGATTTCAGTGCCGTCACGGAGCAGGCAATGGGAACCGTTCAGTGAGACGACCGCATCATACGGGATGGCGTCCAGTTCGCCAAGGTCTGTCGCCACTCTGCCTGTTGCTATAATAATCTTAATGCCATTGTTATGTACCTGATTTAGGGCATCAATCGTTGTTTGTGGTATTTTATGTGTTTTGAAACTGATTAGAGTTCCGTCCACATCAAGAAAAATCGCTTTAGTCTTCATTTTACGTCCTTTCTTTTTTTATTGTGATACTACAGATTTGGCAGTCAAGAATCAAAATGGTTTGACTGCGTTACCTCGATTTTAGCCTTTCTTTCAAACCTCCTTTGTTTTAGGAGGTTTGAAAAATTTTCCAAATTTACGAAAAATATTTTATAGCCATTGGAACTTTAATCCGAAAGATAAGCTCAAATAATCACGGGGGCGGAGATAACTATTTTGTACGGCACTAACCAGATAAAGGTCACAAGTACTTATTTCATAGAAAAAAGTAACCGACTTAGCTAAAAATCTGCGTTGCGGGTCAATGTCATAAGTCAGTCGTTGTCCCATATAAATATGAATACGTACTTTGCTCGAAAATCCATAATACCCTTTAGGATAACGGTCCGGTTCGTTTACCCAGAACTGATCTCCGAAGACTGTGTTCAGGTAGAGTCCGCAGGCAAGAGGTTCCGTCGAGAATCCTTTTCCTATATTAATACTCCAGGGCATATAGTTCTGTTTCAGTGTCATTGTCACTTTTGTCTTTTTCGACGAATATTTCGGGATGAATCCGAGCAATATATCTGTTTCCCATTGATTCCGTTTTCCGTAATCCCACCCTGTACCGAAGGAGAGCAATCCCATGTTTCCGGCATATTGGATTTTAGCATGAGTCGGGATAATCCGTTCCCAGTTTTTGCGGAAGCGATGTACCCGATTGTCATAACCGGTTCTCTTTACAGCTTTGGGTATAACGGGTAGCACAGTGTCTGCCTTGATGATAGTAAACAAAGAGTCTCCTGTATGAAAGGCGATAATTGAGTCAGCTTTTACTGCAAAATATAATGAATCGCGCTTATATGTATTGATAACTGTATCTGTTTTACAAGTAGCTGAACTTGGACAGGTAAAGAATAACAGGATAATTATCAGTCCTGCCCGTCCGATGTATTTAATATTTAACCAGTTCATATTCATATTTCTCCGAGGTTATGGTAAATACCAGGTAAGTACGCTTGTCCATGCTGTCACTGGTAACATAGTGTATGCCGTCATCAAAAATCACATCATCCCGATAGTGATGAGTATGGGCGGCAGTGCAAAACTGAATTCCGGGATATTGTTTGACATAATGCTGGAACATTTTTACTACATTGTCATTGAATACGTCTGTATACGGTCGTGCATGCATACTTATGACTGTTTTGTTAAATTCATCTGTCCTGTTTGTCAGTTCATTTTCCATAAAGGTGAAATCCGGTACAGGTTCTGAGTAATCATATTCCAATGCATTCGTATTGAGACAAACGAATTTCACATCACCGGCAATAAAGGAGAAGTTGGTAGGACCGAATATCGCTTTGTACGTTTCTGCCCCCGTACCCAGACAATCATGGTTTCCTATGAGGGTTACATAGGGAACACTCAATCCGTTCATAATATCCCGTTGCCAAAGAAATTCTTTAGTAACTCCGAAGTCACTCATATCTCCGCCATGAATAACGAAGTCGATATCATTTCTCTTATTGATTGCTTTTACGAAATCCTCCGTTTCATCGTACCACCGTTGTGAGTCGCCCATAGTGACAAAGCGGATTGTCTTTTTACCTTTACAGTCAGCTTCTATTTGTTCAATGTTATGAGCGTTTACATCTGTCTCTCCACTGATACGCACATCATAGGGATGATAGTCGATCATACCACACCCGGTCAGAAGCAGACAGGACAGAAGAGTGAATAAATTCTTGTTTAACATAAATAAAACATTTAGTTATTGAAAACTTGATGCGAAGATAGAGTTTTCAAATGAGATAACGATGATTACTTATGATAAATAGGAAAAAAAGAACAATAAAGAGGCGGAAATATCTACTTTCGATTCTTTATGAGAAAGAACTGAACTATTGATCTTTGTCTAATAATTAGACATCACTGTCTAATTATTAGACAAAAACTATCTGATGTTGAATGGTATAACTGGTTGATAATGAGTGAAAAGATGACTTTGGCATACTTTCTGTTTTTCAAATTGAAGATATAACAAAATAAATTAATGATGAGACACTTTTATTATACGATTCAAACGTTGCTCCATGAACGAGGCGTGAATATTATCAAGATTATCTCAATGACATTGGGGATATTTGTTGGTATCTTATTGTTTTCCTGTGTTGCTTTCCAGTTGAGTTACTATAATTTTTGTCCTCAGTCGGAGCAGTTATATGTCACATATATGGATGGACCTTTTACTTATAGTCCTTTTTCAGCGGCTATGCGTGAGAACTTCCCGAAAGAAGTGGAGGATGCCACCATATTGAGGGACATGGGAACAAATGTTTTTTATAATGGAAATGTTCGCCTAACGGAGTCTACGATATATGCTGACGAGCATTTGTTTTCCACATTGGGTTTAAAACTGTTAATCGGTAAGGCAGAAGAACTAACCCGTCCTGATGTTTTATTCATATCCCGTTCGTTGGCGGAAAAAATAAGAGAAGGGAACAGTTTGGAAAGTGTTATAGGCAAGACTTTATCCGTTGACCGCAAAGAGCCGATGAGCATACGTGGTGTCTTTGAAGATATGGGTGAAAACGCAGATATACATTTTGATGTAGTGGTACCGATGAGCAAGTTGTGGAATCTGGCTCGTGGGGGCTGGGGATATGATATCAGTTATATGTCGATTATTCGTTTTCGCGATCCTGCTAAAGATATAAAGGCGGTGGAAGCACGAATACCTGATATGCTTAAGAAATACATGGCTGACTCCTCGAATAAAAAGAAATCTCATCGTTTTTCTTTCCGTCCTTTATTAGAATATCATACGGCAGATCCGACAGTACGGCTTATGATATTAATGATGTCCGTGCTGGGGATTGCAATCTTGTTGATTGCAGCTTTTGATTATGTGCTCATTGCCGTTTCATCTTTAGCCAGGAGGGCAAAGTCTATCGGAGTACACAAATGTTGTGGTGCAACAGATAACAGTATTTTTAGAATGTTTCTGACAGAGACAGCTCTTGTTCTTTTCATTTCAGTATTGCTGACGATGTTGCTCATTTTTCAGTTTCGGGAGTTTGTGGAAGAAATTGCCGGTATACGTTTAAGTTCACTTTTTACGTGGCAGACACTTTGGGTACCGTTGACCGTACTTTTGGTTGTTTTTATCTTGGCGGGCGCCATACCGGCAAGCATATTCGCATCAATTCCTGTAACGCAAGTTTTTCGACGTTATGCAGAACGTAAGACATCTTGGAAACGTCCGTTGTTGTTTATCCAATTTGCCGGTATGACTTTTATTTTAGGTTTTCTTATGGTTGTATTCTGCCAATATCACATGGCGATGAACAAAGATTTGGGATATAATCCCGAACGCGTGGTAATGGGTTGGAAGAAGCTGGGCAGTAACCGGCAAAATGCCAAGAGTTTTTTTATGAATTTGCCTATGGTTGAGGAACATGGGGTAGGTCAGCAGGCCATCTGGAGAAGTTGGTCGGGAGAGGTGTTCAATGTGGGGGAAGGACGGACTATCAAAGGCCGGTTTGAGTGGATCGGAGATGATTTTGTACCTATGATGAAAATACAGATATTACATGGCAAAAATGTAACATCTCCAAAAGAGGCCTTAGTGAATGAAGAGTTTGTACGTCGGGCCGGATGGACGGATGAGCCGATAGGGAAACAGTTGTCTATATGGGGAAAGGAAGTTACAATCGTTGGCGTAATGAAGAATTTCTCTGTTCAAAGTGTATATCATCCTCAGTATCCGGTATTACTGTTGGGAAGCGGTAGTGATTCTAACCCGGGACTTCATTACGTACGATTGAAAGAGCCTTTTGATGAGAACCTGAAGAAACTGAATGCATTAATGGCAGAAACTTTTCCAACAGAAGACGTTGTCTTTTATTCGCTGACTCAAAAGCTGGATGAGCAATATACGGATATTACACGTTTTCGGAATGCAGTACTTTTGGCGTCAATCTCTATTTTCTTTATAGCCTTAATGGGATTGTTGGGATATGTCGGTGACGAGATTCGTTTTTGCAGGAAAGAGATTGCTATCCGAAAAGTGAATGGTGCGGATACTTGTGGCATATTGAAATTGTTTTCCGCAAACGTATTGTGGACAGCCCTTCCGGCGGTGCTTATCGGTGCAGGACTGGCCTATTGGATAGGTATGAAATGGTTGGAACAATTTAGTGAATCCGTCAATCTGAGTATTTGGTTATTTGCCGGAGTCATAGCGTTTGTATTAGTTGTGATACTAGTTTGTGTAATACTTAAAGCATGGGAAGTTGCTAATGAGAATCCGGTGAACAGCATAGCGAATGAATAATTGAAATATAATGAATTTAAAATATAATTGAGAAAAATGATACAAATCGAAAACATCAGTAAAGTATTCCGTACTTCCGAAGTGGAGACGGTTGCATTGAATCATGTAAATCTAGAAGTAAAAGAAGGAGAGTTCGTAGCTATTATGGGACCCTCGGGCTGTGGTAAATCCACTTTGTTGAATATCCTCGGACTTTTGGATAATCCTACCGAAGGCTCCTATCAGTTAATGGGGCAGGAAGTTGCCGGGCTGAAAGAGAAAGAACGTACTCATATGCGTAAGGGTAAGTTAGGTTTTGTATTTCAGAGTTTCAATCTGATAGACGAATTGAATGTTTATGAAAACGTAGAACTTCCGCTTACTTATCTGGGACTAAAATCTTCCGAACGTCGCCGAATGGTAGAAGATATTCTGAAACGGATGAACATCAGCCACCGTGCCAAACACTTCCCGCAACAACTCTCCGGCGGGCAGCAACAACGTGTGGCAATCGCCCGTGCGGTTGTCACCAATCCTAAACTAATTCTTGCCGATGAGCCTACGGGTAACCTTGATTCAAAGAATGGTGCCGAAGTAATGAACCTGCTGACAGAACTGAATAAGGAAGGAACTACAATTATTATGGTGACTCACTCACAGCATGATGCGAGTTTTGCTCATCGCACTGTACATTTGTTCGATGGAAGTATTGTAGCGAGTGTAACAGCCTAAATGAAAAATCGACAATGAGACAAATCTACTATACTTTATGCACATTGTTACGCGAATGCGGGTCGAATATCATAAGAGTAATATCCCTCTCTTTAGGTCTTACCATTGGTGTGCTGCTTTTCTCACAAATAGCCTTTGAACTGAGCTATGAACAATGCTATCCGGAAGCGGAACGTCTGGCTCTTGTGCGGTGTCAGATGACAAATGCCAGTACAGGAGAGACAAGAGGGGATGATGGAGAAAATAGCTATGATTATACCGTCTTTGATGTGGTGGCAGCTACTTTGGCGCAAGATATGCCCGATGAAATAGAAACAGCCAGTTGTGTACTTCCTCAAACAGGTTTTAGTATTTATTATGAAGATAAACTGCTATCTGATATAAATTACATCTACGGAGACACTTGTTTCTTTCAGACCTTCGGCATACCGGTACTGAAAGGAACCCCCAAAGATATGATTATGCCCGGAAGCGTTTTTGTATCTCAAAGCTTTGCCCGTAGAATATTTGGGGATGAAAATCCTATAGGAAAGGTGCTTTCGGCAGATAAACGACATGACTTTATCATTCGTGGCATATATAAGGACGTACCGGAAAATACGATGCTCGTTCACGACTTTGTTGTGTCTGTTCATCGGAACGGTGGTTATCAGGGAGGAGCAGGTTGGAGAGGAAATGATGTCTTTTATGCTTTTCTCCGTTTACGCGATGCTTCGGATATTGATAAGGTGAACAGTAATATTCAGCGAGTGATTAAAAAATATACGTCTTTGGATTTGGACGGCTGGAAAGTTGAATTTAGTGCTATCCCACTGGTGAAGCGTCATTTGTCCTCTCCTGAAGTACAGAAACGGCTGGCTATTTACGGATTCCTCGGCTTTGCTGTTTTCTTTGTAGCAATCATGAATTATATGTTGATATCCATTGCCACTTTGAGCCGCCGTGCGAAAGGAGTAGGTGTACATAAATGTAATGGAGCTAGTTCGACCAATATCTTCAATATGTTTCTGGTAGAGACAGGAGTCCTTGTCATTATCTCCGTATTACTTAGCTTCTTACTGATTTTCAATACACGTGGTTTGATTGAAGATTTACTTTCTGTCCGGCTTTCCTCGCTTTTTACATGGGAAACATTATGGGTGCCGTTACTCACTATCCTTGTACTTTTCATCGTGGCGGGCGGCATGCCGGGACGACTATTTTCACGTATTCCTGTCACGCAAGTGTTCCGTCGGTATACCGACGGAAAGAAAGGTTGGAAACGCTCTCTGCTATTTGTGCAATTTACAGGAGTATCTTTCGTTTTGGGGTTACTATTGGTCACTTTATTACAGTACAGTCATCTTATGAACCGAGATATGGGGATCGTTGTGCCTGGTTTGACTCAAGCCGAAAGTTGGCTTCCCGGAGAGACGGTAGCGCATATAAAGGATGAATTGCGCCGCCAACCCATGGTAGAAGGAGTAACGGTTGCAGCGAATAGTGTGCTTGGCGAGTATTGGACACGAGGGCTGATAAATAATGAGGGTAAACGGATTACTACACTCAATTTCAACTATTGCCATTATAATTATCCTGAAGTAATGGGCATCAAAATAATAGAAGGAACTGATTTGAAAAAGCAGGACGATCTGCTGGTAAATGAAGAAGTGGTGCGCCTGATGAAGTGGACCGACGGTGCAGTGGGGAAGCGGTTGAATGACGTTCCGGGAACGATTGTAGGTGTTTTCCGGGATATCCGTAACACTAGCTTTTATTCACCCCAGTCTCCCATTGCGCTGATCGGAGATGAGAAGTATCATGCGAATCATGCATTCAATGTTCGCCTGAAAGAACCTTATAGTGAAAATCTGAAACGTCTGAATAAGTTTATGGAAAATACATTCCCGAATGTCGCTTTACGCTTTGTCTTGGTTGATGATATAATAAAAGGTGTATATAAAGATGTGTATCGTTTCCGCAATTCCGTCTGGATTACTTCTGCTTTCATTCTGCTGATTGTCATCATGGGACTGATTGGCTATGTGAACGATGAAACTCAACGCCGGAGCAAAGAGATAGCTATCCGGAAGGTGAACGGAGCTGAAGCCTCACACATCTTGAGGTTACTGACACGCGATATTCTTTGCGTTTCCGCCATTTCTATCCTGATAGGTACGGCTGTGTCTTATTTTGCAGGACGGGCATGGCTCGACCAGTTTGCAGAACAGATTGATTTGAATCCGTTACTTTTTATAGGTACAGCCTTATTTGTTCAATTGCTGATTATACTTTGTGTGGTACTCAAAGCATGGTATATTGCCAATGAAAATCCGGTAAAGAGTATCAAAAACGAATAGAAATAATAGGCAGAATAGGGTAGATACTACCTTATTCTGCTATCGGATGTTGTTTGGAAACCTTCTTGATATAGATTATTAAACTGACTACCGCCGTGATAAATGCCAACGCATCCGACACCGGCATACTAATCCAGATCCCCTTCAATCCCCACCAGTTAGGGAAAAGTAACAAACAAGGCAACAAATAAAGCAACTGCCGTGTCAACGAC
The nucleotide sequence above comes from Bacteroides caccae. Encoded proteins:
- a CDS encoding ABC transporter permease; its protein translation is MRQIYYTLCTLLRECGSNIIRVISLSLGLTIGVLLFSQIAFELSYEQCYPEAERLALVRCQMTNASTGETRGDDGENSYDYTVFDVVAATLAQDMPDEIETASCVLPQTGFSIYYEDKLLSDINYIYGDTCFFQTFGIPVLKGTPKDMIMPGSVFVSQSFARRIFGDENPIGKVLSADKRHDFIIRGIYKDVPENTMLVHDFVVSVHRNGGYQGGAGWRGNDVFYAFLRLRDASDIDKVNSNIQRVIKKYTSLDLDGWKVEFSAIPLVKRHLSSPEVQKRLAIYGFLGFAVFFVAIMNYMLISIATLSRRAKGVGVHKCNGASSTNIFNMFLVETGVLVIISVLLSFLLIFNTRGLIEDLLSVRLSSLFTWETLWVPLLTILVLFIVAGGMPGRLFSRIPVTQVFRRYTDGKKGWKRSLLFVQFTGVSFVLGLLLVTLLQYSHLMNRDMGIVVPGLTQAESWLPGETVAHIKDELRRQPMVEGVTVAANSVLGEYWTRGLINNEGKRITTLNFNYCHYNYPEVMGIKIIEGTDLKKQDDLLVNEEVVRLMKWTDGAVGKRLNDVPGTIVGVFRDIRNTSFYSPQSPIALIGDEKYHANHAFNVRLKEPYSENLKRLNKFMENTFPNVALRFVLVDDIIKGVYKDVYRFRNSVWITSAFILLIVIMGLIGYVNDETQRRSKEIAIRKVNGAEASHILRLLTRDILCVSAISILIGTAVSYFAGRAWLDQFAEQIDLNPLLFIGTALFVQLLIILCVVLKAWYIANENPVKSIKNE
- a CDS encoding ABC transporter ATP-binding protein; protein product: MIQIENISKVFRTSEVETVALNHVNLEVKEGEFVAIMGPSGCGKSTLLNILGLLDNPTEGSYQLMGQEVAGLKEKERTHMRKGKLGFVFQSFNLIDELNVYENVELPLTYLGLKSSERRRMVEDILKRMNISHRAKHFPQQLSGGQQQRVAIARAVVTNPKLILADEPTGNLDSKNGAEVMNLLTELNKEGTTIIMVTHSQHDASFAHRTVHLFDGSIVASVTA
- a CDS encoding ABC transporter permease, encoding MMRHFYYTIQTLLHERGVNIIKIISMTLGIFVGILLFSCVAFQLSYYNFCPQSEQLYVTYMDGPFTYSPFSAAMRENFPKEVEDATILRDMGTNVFYNGNVRLTESTIYADEHLFSTLGLKLLIGKAEELTRPDVLFISRSLAEKIREGNSLESVIGKTLSVDRKEPMSIRGVFEDMGENADIHFDVVVPMSKLWNLARGGWGYDISYMSIIRFRDPAKDIKAVEARIPDMLKKYMADSSNKKKSHRFSFRPLLEYHTADPTVRLMILMMSVLGIAILLIAAFDYVLIAVSSLARRAKSIGVHKCCGATDNSIFRMFLTETALVLFISVLLTMLLIFQFREFVEEIAGIRLSSLFTWQTLWVPLTVLLVVFILAGAIPASIFASIPVTQVFRRYAERKTSWKRPLLFIQFAGMTFILGFLMVVFCQYHMAMNKDLGYNPERVVMGWKKLGSNRQNAKSFFMNLPMVEEHGVGQQAIWRSWSGEVFNVGEGRTIKGRFEWIGDDFVPMMKIQILHGKNVTSPKEALVNEEFVRRAGWTDEPIGKQLSIWGKEVTIVGVMKNFSVQSVYHPQYPVLLLGSGSDSNPGLHYVRLKEPFDENLKKLNALMAETFPTEDVVFYSLTQKLDEQYTDITRFRNAVLLASISIFFIALMGLLGYVGDEIRFCRKEIAIRKVNGADTCGILKLFSANVLWTALPAVLIGAGLAYWIGMKWLEQFSESVNLSIWLFAGVIAFVLVVILVCVILKAWEVANENPVNSIANE
- a CDS encoding metallophosphoesterase family protein; this translates as MLNKNLFTLLSCLLLTGCGMIDYHPYDVRISGETDVNAHNIEQIEADCKGKKTIRFVTMGDSQRWYDETEDFVKAINKRNDIDFVIHGGDMSDFGVTKEFLWQRDIMNGLSVPYVTLIGNHDCLGTGAETYKAIFGPTNFSFIAGDVKFVCLNTNALEYDYSEPVPDFTFMENELTNRTDEFNKTVISMHARPYTDVFNDNVVKMFQHYVKQYPGIQFCTAAHTHHYRDDVIFDDGIHYVTSDSMDKRTYLVFTITSEKYEYELVKY